In one Dama dama isolate Ldn47 chromosome 5, ASM3311817v1, whole genome shotgun sequence genomic region, the following are encoded:
- the PRR15L gene encoding proline-rich protein 15-like protein, with the protein MTEVGWWKLTFLRKKKSTPKVLYEIPDSYTQTEGGAEPPRPESGSPSSNFNTRLEKIVDKNTKGKHVKVSNSGRFKEKKKVRASLAENPNLFDDREGKGQ; encoded by the coding sequence ATGACCGAAGTTGGTTGGTGGAAGCTGACCTTCCTGCGGAAAAAGAAATCCACTCCCAAAGTGCTGTATGAGATCCCTGACTCCTACACCCAGACTGAGGGTGGTGCGGAGCCCCCGAGGCCTGAGAGCGGGAGCCCCAGCAGCAACTTTAACACCCGCCTGGAGAAGATTGTGGACAAGAACACCAAGGGCAAGCACGTCAAAGTCTCCAACTCAGGCCGcttcaaggagaagaaaaaggtcCGAGCCTCGTTAGCGGAGAACCCTAACCTCTTTGATGACAGGGAGGGCAAAGGACAGTGA